A single region of the bacterium genome encodes:
- a CDS encoding tetratricopeptide repeat protein, producing MVNGYKVVSLIVMLLMLFSELSCSETNTSSYCPKTIREPGKYNATETLTPEIRRKESKRLYYHGRSLFNEGRYEEAIWEFKRILEQDPESEYCRYASDWIIGTCHKMAPTKERRADILLKLRSEGESALGLFIDGVIKYAVEAWDLREWGHILEAEQKEKEALENYQRIIERYPESGLADNAKYKIGIHYSCKHNYARAIEEFTRVIGEYPESDSAPLSQRYIGMCYENQKQYERAIEEYRKVIKKYPKSLCAAEAQSDIGTIYWWYFHDYPQAIIEYQKVIDNYPDHPDIHIAKDQIKRCSLLYEFQKQEVDTTKHSLWIEGPEKLQLLLELYNLGVKNIEDYQTTKTIDELQGLIKFYKEKGGQKEGK from the coding sequence ATGGTTAATGGATATAAGGTGGTGAGTTTAATAGTGATGCTGTTAATGCTCTTTTCTGAGCTCTCTTGCTCAGAGACGAATACATCTTCCTATTGTCCTAAGACGATAAGGGAACCTGGTAAGTATAATGCTACAGAGACCTTGACTCCAGAGATTAGAAGGAAAGAAAGTAAACGTTTATATTACCACGGCAGAAGTCTATTTAATGAAGGAAGATATGAAGAGGCAATATGGGAGTTTAAAAGGATACTTGAGCAAGACCCGGAGAGTGAATATTGTCGATACGCTTCAGATTGGATTATAGGAACTTGCCACAAAATGGCACCAACAAAAGAAAGGAGGGCTGATATTCTTTTAAAATTAAGAAGCGAAGGGGAATCAGCACTCGGTCTTTTTATAGATGGAGTGATTAAGTATGCGGTTGAGGCATGGGATTTACGAGAGTGGGGTCATATCTTAGAAGCAGAACAAAAAGAGAAAGAGGCTCTGGAGAATTATCAGAGGATTATAGAAAGATATCCTGAGAGTGGATTAGCAGATAATGCAAAATACAAGATTGGGATACATTATTCTTGTAAACACAACTATGCTCGAGCGATTGAAGAGTTTACCAGGGTTATTGGGGAGTATCCAGAGAGTGATTCTGCCCCCTTGTCACAAAGATACATTGGTATGTGTTATGAGAACCAAAAGCAATATGAGCGGGCAATTGAGGAATACCGTAAGGTGATAAAGAAATATCCGAAGAGCCTTTGTGCGGCAGAGGCACAGAGTGATATTGGAACAATTTATTGGTGGTATTTTCACGATTACCCGCAAGCTATTATAGAATATCAAAAAGTAATAGATAACTACCCAGACCATCCTGATATACATATAGCTAAGGACCAGATTAAGCGGTGTTCATTATTATATGAGTTTCAAAAACAGGAGGTTGATACTACGAAACATTCTCTTTGGATTGAGGGGCCGGAGAAGCTTCAGTTACTTCTTGAGCTTTATAATCTTGGTGTTAAAAATATAGAGGATTATCAAACTACCAAGACCATAGATGAGCTTCAAGGATTAATCAAATTCTATAAGGAGAAAGGGGGACAGAAGGAGGGGAAATAG
- a CDS encoding tetratricopeptide repeat protein, protein MRDKIEGITLILGLIMLGMTIYSELSLATEELTPKVSIEQERKNIAVDPEENLFKDAEDFLLLRGQGKPKNLKELPPSQEALEEIKENYKIGFKKLKEIIERYPDSEYVLRAFRKIGGHGETICTPCCSYTGNSLAEESDLLNLIGIPEEETPFTLMLQAEVKWAMAGKLKHYEQYEKSEEKLKEALQIYFRILEKYPESKLVDEAQFSIGNCYIHIKEYANTIERLQEVLKKYSPVEAFQKVIEKYPQSNSAPYAMLAIADYYQSKLKEYESIKEYRGSYSVTSIVALVEAYQVDLKDSNEIIKEYQKVIKTYPDSRVAPQAQDSIGDIYYCHLKDYPQAIIEYQKIIDNYPNYYDIDTYKRTIERCYLLLEFQKRGVDANWLQYENLDTLRLFLEIHKRGIKEEELFDLRCKSVEELQKLLEEEGDISKILVDTSIKKFSSPEYAVESLYLRTENLIEEGKNEELLRVCKEIIEKYPESDYVPSVIDRIEMSYNNIMLELGREELKKDPVLYLLIKAIIKRGYLYWTCASETEVYENEDEILGDYYEILNKYPDSKFADEVQWNIGSYYYLRDDYTRAIREFQKVIDKYPNTNSAPVARYWIGVCYDEGFQDYQRAVEEWRRVVTEYPTYRFSVALAQECIAATYRINFNDYHQAIKEYQKVLNNAPWYYDPSDIAWEVERCQVLLEFQKRGIDTERLEDEHPHKFPMLLELHKKGEDIFQYLNRPIEELHRLLKEKQ, encoded by the coding sequence ATGAGGGACAAGATAGAAGGAATTACTCTGATATTAGGATTAATAATGTTAGGAATGACAATTTATAGTGAATTATCCCTGGCTACTGAAGAATTGACCCCTAAAGTGAGTATTGAGCAGGAAAGAAAAAATATTGCGGTAGATCCAGAAGAAAATTTATTTAAGGATGCAGAAGATTTTTTACTCTTACGAGGTCAAGGTAAACCAAAGAATCTTAAAGAATTACCCCCATCACAGGAAGCATTAGAAGAAATAAAGGAGAATTACAAGATTGGTTTTAAAAAGCTCAAAGAGATAATAGAAAGATATCCTGATAGTGAATATGTTCTTAGAGCATTTAGAAAAATAGGAGGTCATGGTGAAACAATTTGTACCCCATGCTGTAGTTATACAGGAAACAGTTTAGCAGAAGAAAGTGATCTCCTCAACCTTATAGGTATACCGGAAGAAGAAACTCCTTTTACTCTTATGCTTCAGGCAGAGGTTAAATGGGCTATGGCAGGGAAATTAAAGCATTATGAGCAGTATGAAAAATCAGAGGAAAAATTAAAGGAGGCTTTACAAATTTACTTCAGGATCTTAGAAAAATATCCCGAAAGCAAATTAGTGGACGAAGCTCAGTTTAGTATAGGAAATTGCTATATCCATATAAAAGAATATGCCAATACTATTGAAAGACTTCAAGAGGTTCTTAAAAAATACTCTCCGGTTGAAGCATTCCAAAAGGTTATAGAAAAATACCCGCAAAGTAATTCTGCTCCTTATGCTATGCTGGCTATAGCCGATTACTATCAGTCTAAACTAAAAGAATATGAGTCAATCAAAGAATATCGAGGAAGTTATTCTGTTACTTCTATAGTGGCTCTCGTAGAAGCTTATCAGGTTGACCTGAAAGACTCTAATGAAATAATCAAAGAATATCAAAAGGTTATTAAAACATATCCTGACTCTCGTGTCGCTCCACAAGCTCAAGATTCTATCGGAGATATTTATTATTGCCATTTAAAAGATTATCCGCAAGCTATCATAGAGTATCAAAAGATAATAGATAATTATCCTAATTACTATGATATAGATACCTATAAGAGAACAATTGAACGATGTTACCTTTTGCTTGAATTTCAAAAGAGAGGAGTTGATGCAAACTGGTTACAGTATGAAAATCTGGATACACTCCGTCTCTTTTTGGAGATACACAAGAGGGGGATAAAGGAAGAGGAGCTATTCGACTTAAGATGCAAGTCGGTGGAGGAATTACAAAAACTTTTGGAGGAAGAAGGAGATATTAGTAAAATTCTTGTGGATACATCTATAAAAAAGTTTTCTTCTCCAGAGTATGCTGTTGAATCATTATATCTACGCACAGAAAATTTAATAGAAGAAGGAAAGAATGAGGAATTGTTGAGAGTATGTAAAGAGATCATAGAAAAATATCCTGAGAGTGATTATGTTCCTTCTGTAATAGATAGGATTGAAATGAGTTATAATAATATCATGTTAGAGCTCGGAAGGGAGGAACTAAAAAAAGACCCGGTTCTATATCTTTTAATAAAGGCGATAATTAAACGAGGTTATCTTTATTGGACATGTGCATCAGAAACAGAAGTATACGAAAATGAGGATGAGATTCTTGGAGATTACTATGAGATTCTGAATAAATATCCGGATAGTAAATTTGCTGATGAGGTACAGTGGAATATCGGTAGTTATTATTATCTTAGAGATGATTATACTCGTGCTATTAGGGAATTTCAAAAGGTGATAGATAAATATCCAAATACTAATTCAGCACCAGTAGCGAGATATTGGATTGGGGTATGTTATGATGAAGGATTTCAAGACTATCAACGTGCAGTGGAGGAATGGAGAAGAGTCGTAACAGAATATCCAACTTATCGTTTTAGTGTTGCACTCGCACAAGAATGTATTGCTGCAACTTATAGAATAAACTTTAACGACTATCACCAGGCTATCAAAGAATATCAAAAGGTGTTAAACAATGCTCCTTGGTATTATGACCCATCTGATATTGCATGGGAAGTTGAGAGGTGTCAAGTCCTGCTTGAATTTCAAAAGAGAGGGATTGATACAGAACGATTAGAGGATGAACACCCGCATAAATTTCCTATGTTATTGGAACTCCATAAGAAAGGAGAAGACATATTTCAGTATCTAAACAGACCAATTGAGGAATTACACAGATTATTAAAGGAGAAACAATGA
- a CDS encoding L,D-transpeptidase produces the protein MTIGKKSFICTVTIAVFLGSVSVGIISVYLKRIFFANKDFTTLFRNTERDERLSLHREGKKVEEICEEKGINLPIRSPKIVIIKSKNMLSLYEGNILIKSYSISLGLNPVDDKIKRGDCCTPEGEFYICQKRPWSQFGPRSMLISYPNIEDAERGLQEGLISRREHDEIVKAINRKKIPPQNTRLGSYLFIHGEGMEGNGKMDNWTLGCIAMFNEDIEELYEYVEVGTPIFILKN, from the coding sequence ATGACTATAGGAAAGAAAAGTTTTATTTGCACAGTAACAATAGCTGTCTTTCTGGGAAGTGTAAGTGTTGGTATAATTTCTGTATATTTGAAAAGAATTTTCTTTGCGAATAAGGATTTTACGACTCTCTTTCGAAATACTGAACGAGATGAAAGATTAAGTCTTCACAGAGAAGGGAAGAAAGTGGAGGAGATATGTGAAGAGAAGGGAATAAACCTTCCGATTAGAAGCCCAAAGATTGTGATTATAAAATCAAAGAATATGTTAAGTCTATATGAGGGCAATATTTTAATAAAATCATATTCAATTTCATTAGGATTAAATCCAGTAGATGATAAGATAAAGAGAGGAGATTGTTGTACACCAGAAGGGGAATTCTATATCTGTCAGAAGAGACCGTGGTCACAATTTGGTCCAAGGTCGATGCTAATAAGTTATCCAAACATTGAAGATGCAGAGAGAGGACTACAGGAAGGATTGATTAGTAGGAGAGAACATGATGAGATAGTAAAGGCAATTAATAGGAAGAAGATACCGCCTCAAAATACACGATTAGGGAGTTATTTATTTATTCATGGTGAAGGCATGGAGGGGAACGGGAAAATGGATAATTGGACATTAGGATGTATCGCTATGTTTAATGAAGATATAGAGGAATTATATGAATATGTGGAGGTTGGTACACCTATATTTATATTGAAGAATTAG